A region of Streptomyces halobius DNA encodes the following proteins:
- the fdxA gene encoding ferredoxin yields MTYVIAQPCVDVKDKSCIEECPVDCIYEGRRMLYIHPDECVDCGACEPVCPVEAVFYEDDLPPDWTDYGPANADVFATLGSPGGAAGAEPLTDDHPLIDRLGPAGRRP; encoded by the coding sequence GTGACCTACGTGATCGCCCAGCCCTGCGTCGATGTCAAGGACAAGTCCTGCATCGAGGAATGCCCCGTCGACTGCATCTACGAAGGCCGGAGGATGCTCTACATCCACCCCGACGAATGCGTCGACTGCGGCGCCTGCGAACCCGTCTGCCCCGTCGAGGCCGTCTTCTACGAAGACGACCTCCCACCCGACTGGACCGATTACGGCCCCGCCAACGCCGACGTCTTCGCCACCCTCGGCTCACCCGGCGGCGCCGCCGGTGCCGAACCCCTCACCGACGACCATCCCCTGATCGACCGGCTGGGGCCCGCCGGCCGCCGGCCCTGA
- a CDS encoding transposase yields the protein MWVADLTHIRTWSGWVYVAFVLDVYSRMIVGWQLATHMRTDLPLDALEMALWRRGIKKGSGLIHHGDRGSQGGFNRSSQHRPVGSTVAVR from the coding sequence CTGTGGGTCGCCGACCTCACCCACATCCGCACCTGGTCGGGCTGGGTCTACGTCGCCTTCGTCCTGGACGTCTACTCACGGATGATCGTCGGATGGCAGCTCGCCACCCACATGCGTACCGATCTCCCCTTGGACGCCCTGGAAATGGCGTTGTGGCGGCGAGGGATCAAGAAGGGTTCGGGTCTGATTCACCACGGTGATCGCGGCTCGCAAGGCGGATTCAACCGGTCGTCGCAACACCGGCCTGTTGGATCAACAGTAGCTGTTCGTTGA
- a CDS encoding ABC transporter permease, with protein MTTIGTEPTRNCLQPGCTGTVIAGSCQTCTNPAPPTPQQTPSPHDQTSPHDQTGRQDQTGGQDQTGGQDQTGGQDQTGGQDQTGGQDEASAVTHLDTQLNAGHRPPRPSAWSASVTFGWRAMLKIKHLPEQMFDVTVFPIIMVLMFTYLFGGALAGSVTDYLQYLLPGIMVTSVIMITMYTGAGINTDTHKGIFDRFRTLAIWRPSPLLGALFGDVLRYLTAATVILLLGLALGFRPQGGAGGVIPAIALLVGFAFALSWLWTMIGLLMRSEKSVMALSINVLFPLTFLSNVFVETHTMPGWLQTATDLNPITHLVTATRSLMHGTPNGTEITWVLISGATLTTVFGTLTMRIYNRK; from the coding sequence ATGACCACCATCGGCACCGAGCCCACCCGCAACTGCCTTCAACCAGGGTGCACCGGCACGGTGATCGCCGGCAGCTGCCAAACGTGCACAAACCCAGCCCCACCAACGCCCCAGCAAACCCCCAGCCCACACGACCAAACCAGCCCACACGACCAGACCGGCCGGCAGGACCAGACCGGCGGGCAGGACCAGACCGGCGGGCAGGACCAGACCGGCGGGCAGGACCAGACCGGCGGGCAGGACCAGACCGGCGGGCAGGACGAGGCGTCAGCGGTGACACACCTGGACACCCAGCTCAACGCCGGCCACAGACCGCCGCGGCCGTCCGCATGGTCGGCGTCGGTCACCTTCGGCTGGCGCGCCATGCTCAAGATCAAGCACCTGCCGGAGCAGATGTTCGACGTCACCGTCTTCCCGATCATCATGGTGCTGATGTTCACCTACCTGTTCGGCGGGGCACTGGCCGGATCGGTGACCGACTACCTGCAATACCTGCTGCCCGGCATCATGGTCACCAGCGTCATCATGATCACGATGTACACCGGCGCAGGCATCAACACCGACACCCACAAAGGCATCTTCGACCGGTTCCGCACCCTCGCCATCTGGCGCCCCTCACCACTGCTCGGGGCACTGTTCGGCGACGTACTGCGATACCTCACAGCGGCAACGGTAATCCTGCTCCTCGGACTCGCCCTCGGCTTCCGACCACAAGGCGGAGCCGGCGGCGTGATACCGGCAATCGCACTACTGGTCGGATTCGCATTCGCACTCTCCTGGCTGTGGACCATGATCGGACTGCTGATGCGGTCGGAGAAATCGGTGATGGCCCTCAGCATCAACGTACTGTTCCCACTGACATTCCTGTCCAACGTATTCGTCGAGACGCACACCATGCCCGGATGGCTCCAGACAGCCACCGACCTCAACCCCATCACCCACCTGGTCACCGCAACACGCAGCCTGATGCACGGCACCCCGAACGGCACCGAAATCACCTGGGTCCTCATCTCAGGAGCAACCCTCACCACCGTGTTCGGCACACTGACCATGCGCATCTACAACCGGAAATAA
- a CDS encoding acyl-CoA carboxylase subunit beta, translating to MKLADTAEELARIRKGVLDAAPRATEAQHAKGKLTARERLDLLFDQGSFTEVEQLRRHRATGFGLEAKRPYTDGVVTGWGTVQGRTVFAFAHDFRIFGGALGEAHAHKIHKIMDLALAAGAPLVSLNDGAGARIQEGVSALAGYGGIFQRHAKASGVIPQISVILGPCAGGAAYAPALTDFVFMVRDTSQMFLTGPDVVQAVTGEEITHNGLGGADAHAATSGVAHFAYDDEESCIAEVRYLLSLLPDHNRQPPPKAPVADPVDRRCERLLDLVPVDGKQPYDMHEVITELVDDGEHLEVHARWAGSVITTLARLGGQVVGIVANQPRVLAGVLDIHSSQKAARFVQMCDAFNIPLVTLVDVPGFLPGVDQEHGGIIRHGAKLLYAYCNATVPRVQVILRKAYGGAYIVMDSRSIGCDISLAWPVNEIAVMGAEGAAGVVFRRQIAAADDPDAAREQLVKEYKAELMHPYYAAERGLVDDVIDPADTRSALIGALSMLRAKHAPLPSRKHGNPPA from the coding sequence ATGAAGCTGGCCGACACCGCCGAGGAACTCGCCCGCATCCGCAAAGGCGTGCTCGACGCCGCGCCCAGGGCCACCGAGGCGCAGCACGCCAAGGGCAAGCTGACCGCCCGCGAGCGTCTTGACCTCCTGTTCGACCAGGGCTCTTTCACCGAAGTGGAACAGCTGCGCCGGCACCGGGCCACCGGCTTCGGTCTGGAGGCGAAGCGGCCGTACACCGACGGCGTGGTCACCGGCTGGGGCACGGTTCAGGGGCGCACGGTCTTCGCCTTCGCCCATGACTTCCGGATCTTCGGCGGGGCGCTGGGCGAGGCGCATGCCCACAAGATCCACAAGATCATGGACCTCGCCCTCGCGGCGGGCGCCCCCCTGGTCTCGCTCAACGACGGTGCGGGTGCCCGCATCCAGGAGGGGGTCAGCGCCCTGGCGGGCTACGGAGGGATCTTCCAGCGCCACGCCAAGGCGTCGGGCGTCATCCCGCAGATCAGCGTGATACTCGGCCCCTGCGCGGGCGGCGCGGCCTACGCACCGGCGCTCACCGACTTCGTGTTCATGGTCCGTGACACCTCGCAGATGTTCCTCACCGGCCCTGATGTCGTCCAGGCGGTGACCGGCGAGGAGATCACCCACAACGGCCTCGGTGGCGCCGATGCGCACGCCGCGACCTCGGGAGTGGCCCACTTCGCATACGACGACGAGGAGAGCTGCATCGCGGAGGTGCGCTATCTGTTGTCGCTGCTCCCGGACCATAACCGCCAGCCGCCGCCGAAAGCTCCCGTCGCCGACCCGGTCGACCGCCGCTGCGAGCGCCTCTTGGACCTGGTGCCGGTCGACGGCAAGCAGCCCTACGACATGCATGAGGTCATCACCGAACTCGTCGACGACGGCGAGCACCTGGAGGTCCATGCGCGCTGGGCCGGCAGCGTCATCACCACCTTGGCCCGGCTGGGGGGCCAGGTCGTCGGAATCGTCGCCAACCAGCCCCGGGTGCTCGCCGGGGTCCTGGACATCCACTCGTCGCAGAAGGCCGCACGCTTCGTGCAGATGTGCGACGCCTTCAACATCCCGCTGGTGACCCTGGTCGACGTGCCCGGCTTCCTGCCCGGCGTGGACCAGGAGCATGGCGGCATCATCCGGCACGGCGCCAAGCTCCTCTACGCGTACTGCAATGCCACCGTCCCACGCGTCCAGGTCATCCTGCGCAAGGCCTACGGGGGCGCCTACATCGTCATGGACTCCCGCTCCATCGGCTGCGACATCTCGCTGGCCTGGCCCGTCAACGAGATCGCCGTGATGGGGGCCGAAGGCGCCGCAGGCGTCGTCTTCCGTCGGCAGATCGCCGCCGCCGACGACCCGGATGCGGCACGCGAGCAGCTGGTCAAGGAGTACAAGGCCGAGCTGATGCACCCCTACTACGCGGCCGAGCGTGGCCTGGTCGACGATGTCATCGACCCCGCCGACACCCGTTCCGCGCTGATCGGGGCCCTGTCGATGCTGCGCGCCAAGCATGCCCCGCTGCCGTCTCGCAAGCACGGCAACCCCCCGGCCTGA
- a CDS encoding ATP-binding cassette domain-containing protein, translating into MTVPAIEATGIVRKFGNTRAVDGVDLSVPPGMVYGVLGPNGAGKTTTVKMLTTLLRPHEGEARIFGHDVVREADAVRSKISLTGQYASVDEDLTGTENLVLLSRLLGYHKPQARKRAAQFLEAFGLTEAEGRQAKTYSGGMRRRLDIAASLLNTPDVLFLDEPTTGLDPRSRSQVWDIVRAIVTRGTTVLLTTQYLDEADQLASRIAVIDQGKVIADGTPGELKASVGGGRIHLRLRDAHQRPTAQQLLTTHLGATVQPEDEPVALTAQLTGNNQRTAAEQASRALAELTGAGITVDSFALGQPTLDEVFLALTDHPATTEEAAT; encoded by the coding sequence ATGACCGTGCCTGCGATCGAGGCCACCGGCATCGTGCGGAAGTTCGGCAACACCCGGGCTGTGGACGGAGTCGACCTGTCCGTCCCACCCGGCATGGTCTACGGAGTGCTCGGCCCCAACGGCGCCGGCAAGACCACGACGGTCAAGATGCTCACCACCCTGCTCAGACCACACGAAGGCGAAGCACGGATCTTCGGGCACGACGTCGTCCGCGAGGCCGACGCGGTGCGCTCCAAAATCAGTCTCACCGGACAGTACGCCTCCGTCGACGAGGACCTGACCGGCACCGAGAACCTGGTCCTGCTCAGCCGCCTGCTGGGCTACCACAAACCGCAGGCACGCAAGCGCGCAGCCCAGTTCCTCGAGGCCTTCGGCCTGACCGAGGCCGAAGGCCGGCAGGCCAAAACCTACTCGGGCGGCATGCGGCGACGCCTCGACATCGCCGCATCCCTCCTCAACACACCCGACGTACTCTTCCTCGACGAGCCGACCACCGGCCTCGACCCGCGCAGCCGCAGCCAGGTATGGGACATCGTCCGGGCCATCGTCACCCGGGGCACAACCGTCCTGCTGACAACCCAGTACCTCGACGAGGCCGACCAACTGGCCTCCCGCATCGCGGTGATCGACCAGGGCAAGGTCATCGCCGACGGCACCCCCGGCGAACTCAAGGCATCCGTCGGCGGCGGCAGGATCCACCTCCGGCTCCGCGACGCCCACCAACGACCGACAGCACAGCAGCTGCTCACCACCCACCTCGGCGCCACCGTACAGCCCGAAGACGAACCCGTCGCCCTCACCGCCCAGTTGACCGGCAACAACCAACGCACAGCAGCCGAACAGGCCTCGCGGGCACTGGCCGAACTGACCGGAGCAGGCATCACCGTCGACAGCTTCGCACTCGGGCAACCGACCCTCGACGAGGTGTTCCTCGCCCTGACCGATCACCCCGCCACGACCGAGGAGGCCGCAACATGA
- a CDS encoding cytochrome P450, which translates to MTDTELLFDPSLPGLADDPYPHYARLRRTDPVHEHPAGYWMVSRHDDATAILRAPRMSVNEKNLAGASAEDSAEAQELPPAMVEAANVMSLSLLDVDPPDHTRLRSLVTKAFTPRSVVALEPTVTELVDEALDRIADGGRVNLMDELAFPVPFAVISHMLGTPSADSDRIRELTGKIHRSPELLDEAEMIEGMAAIQELVKITREMIDWKRAHPADDLLTALIAAEHEGDKLTADELVAQVLLLYAAGHETTVSLIGGGVAALLHNPDQLELLRRRPELAENAVEEFLRYDPPIQQTRRITTAPYPLRGKEIPAGSLVMVAIAAANRDEDHFGEDADKLRIDRPHARQHVSFGAGVHHCFGSALAKMEGRIAISRLVDRFGSLAPAGDVAWNDRVELRSAKDVPITV; encoded by the coding sequence GTGACCGACACGGAGCTCTTGTTCGACCCGTCGTTGCCGGGGCTGGCCGACGACCCTTATCCGCACTACGCGAGGCTGCGCAGGACCGACCCGGTGCACGAGCATCCCGCCGGCTACTGGATGGTCTCGCGGCACGACGACGCCACCGCGATTCTGCGCGCGCCGCGGATGTCGGTGAACGAAAAGAACCTGGCCGGCGCTTCGGCCGAGGACTCGGCCGAAGCCCAGGAGCTGCCGCCGGCGATGGTGGAGGCGGCGAACGTGATGAGCCTGTCCCTGCTCGACGTGGATCCCCCGGACCACACGCGGCTGAGGTCGCTGGTGACCAAGGCGTTCACGCCGAGGTCCGTCGTCGCGCTGGAGCCGACGGTGACCGAGCTGGTGGACGAGGCCCTGGACCGGATCGCCGACGGTGGCCGGGTGAACCTGATGGACGAGCTGGCGTTCCCGGTGCCGTTCGCGGTCATCTCGCACATGCTCGGCACACCGTCGGCCGACAGCGACCGGATACGCGAGCTGACCGGCAAGATCCACCGCTCGCCCGAGTTGCTGGACGAGGCCGAGATGATCGAGGGTATGGCCGCGATACAGGAACTGGTCAAGATCACCCGCGAGATGATCGACTGGAAGCGCGCCCACCCGGCTGACGACCTGCTGACCGCGCTGATCGCCGCCGAGCACGAGGGCGACAAGCTCACCGCCGATGAACTGGTCGCCCAGGTGCTGCTGCTCTACGCCGCCGGGCACGAGACGACGGTGAGCCTGATCGGCGGTGGCGTGGCCGCGCTGCTGCACAACCCCGACCAGTTGGAGCTGCTGCGCCGTCGGCCGGAGTTGGCCGAGAACGCCGTCGAGGAGTTCCTGCGCTACGACCCGCCGATCCAGCAGACCAGGCGGATCACCACGGCGCCGTATCCGCTGCGGGGCAAAGAGATCCCCGCCGGTTCGCTGGTGATGGTCGCCATCGCGGCCGCGAACCGCGACGAGGACCACTTCGGTGAGGATGCCGACAAGCTGCGCATCGACCGTCCCCACGCACGTCAGCACGTGTCGTTCGGCGCCGGCGTGCACCACTGCTTCGGCTCGGCGCTGGCCAAGATGGAGGGCCGGATCGCGATCAGCAGGCTGGTCGACCGGTTCGGCTCCCTGGCGCCGGCCGGCGACGTGGCGTGGAACGACCGTGTGGAGCTGCGCAGCGCCAAGGACGTACCGATCACGGTCTGA
- a CDS encoding SDR family oxidoreductase — translation MGLCWSVFWWGWVLVGKRDWLRPGEHVIVTGGSSGIGLALAGELAVRGAVVSLVARGGGRLSVAAEGLREAGARVFTRSADVCDPVGLAVAVGELEAEAGPCAVLVTSAGQARPGYFLEMPDDVFRTMMEVDYFGTLWAVRAVVPGMVCRGRGTVVTVASTAALVGVCGYTAYGPAKFAVRGLTEALRNELCPHGIRVAGVFPPDVDTPQLAEEKRQRPAELDAIPNPSSPLAPGTVARGVLRGLDRGRPLIYLDGSTRLLAGWGGVMGPLLRRYLDGKIRSAAGSSGG, via the coding sequence GTGGGTTTGTGTTGGAGTGTTTTTTGGTGGGGGTGGGTTTTGGTGGGGAAGCGGGATTGGTTGCGGCCGGGTGAGCATGTGATTGTGACGGGGGGTTCGAGTGGTATCGGTTTGGCATTGGCTGGGGAGTTGGCTGTGCGGGGTGCGGTGGTCTCGTTGGTGGCGCGTGGTGGGGGGCGGTTGTCTGTGGCGGCGGAGGGGTTGCGGGAGGCCGGGGCCAGGGTGTTTACGCGTAGTGCGGATGTTTGTGATCCGGTGGGGTTGGCGGTTGCGGTGGGGGAGTTGGAGGCTGAGGCGGGTCCCTGTGCGGTGTTGGTGACTTCGGCTGGGCAGGCTCGGCCGGGTTATTTCCTTGAGATGCCCGATGATGTGTTCCGTACGATGATGGAGGTGGATTATTTCGGCACTCTGTGGGCGGTGCGTGCGGTGGTGCCGGGGATGGTGTGTCGGGGTCGTGGCACGGTGGTGACGGTTGCCTCGACGGCTGCGTTGGTCGGGGTGTGTGGGTATACGGCTTATGGACCGGCCAAGTTCGCCGTTCGAGGGTTGACCGAGGCGTTGCGTAATGAGCTGTGTCCGCATGGGATACGGGTGGCGGGTGTGTTTCCTCCGGATGTGGATACTCCGCAGTTGGCCGAGGAGAAGCGGCAGCGGCCGGCGGAGCTTGATGCGATTCCCAATCCCAGCAGTCCGCTGGCGCCGGGGACTGTCGCGCGGGGGGTTCTGCGTGGGTTGGACCGGGGGAGGCCGTTGATTTATCTGGATGGTTCTACTCGGCTGTTGGCCGGCTGGGGTGGTGTGATGGGTCCGTTGCTCCGCCGGTATCTGGACGGGAAGATCCGCTCGGCTGCTGGTTCCTCGGGTGGTTGA
- a CDS encoding aspartate aminotransferase family protein encodes MRSSIGSPEFADSFMIETLNEFGLAVRYVRAEGNTLYHVAEDGTEVGVFDAAGGFGSLMFGHHHPQIVAHAKWLLDQQTPVHTQLAGYTFALNLAAELNTVVRRELETEDRFFAHFGNTGAEAVEIAVKHAELERGMRIAGLRDEIAGHVEQARRAVARGAALSEAAAAFAHGGGFEDLVAEVTRRNAVTGQRPPLLLALEGGFHGKLIGSVQLTYNEAFRAPFKALAAQTRFIPRDRPELIAKVVEEERATLWDVVVRDGVVEVAERDFPVFTAFVVEPIMGERGIVPLSARLARALREACDTIGVPLVADEIQCGMGRSGTFLAGTQIGLRPDYIVLAKALGGGIAKLGVVLINEHRYQKEFEMMHTSTFGRDGFSSLVAVKVVQMLEAEDGKAYQLAAERGAKARAMMEAIKADYPDVVKDVRGKGLMLGFEIHKQSGSASPEIREATEHEALSYIIGGHLLRKHRVRIFSTASSDETLRFEPSIYLSDEEIAQVDVAFRDVCQILQDQDASRFA; translated from the coding sequence ATGCGCTCCTCCATTGGTTCGCCCGAGTTCGCGGACTCGTTCATGATCGAAACGCTGAACGAGTTCGGCCTGGCGGTGCGGTATGTGCGCGCCGAGGGCAACACGCTGTACCACGTCGCCGAGGACGGCACCGAGGTCGGCGTCTTCGATGCTGCCGGCGGGTTCGGTTCGCTGATGTTCGGGCACCACCACCCGCAGATCGTCGCGCACGCCAAGTGGCTGCTGGATCAGCAGACTCCCGTGCACACCCAGCTCGCCGGCTATACGTTCGCACTCAACCTCGCCGCCGAGCTGAACACGGTGGTCCGGCGTGAGCTGGAGACCGAGGACAGGTTCTTCGCTCATTTCGGCAACACGGGCGCGGAGGCGGTCGAGATCGCCGTCAAGCACGCCGAACTTGAGCGCGGTATGCGCATCGCCGGCCTGAGGGACGAGATCGCCGGGCACGTCGAGCAGGCGCGCCGGGCGGTGGCCCGGGGCGCCGCGCTCTCCGAGGCCGCCGCGGCGTTCGCGCACGGCGGCGGCTTCGAGGACCTGGTGGCCGAGGTGACACGGCGCAACGCCGTCACCGGGCAGCGCCCGCCGCTGTTGCTGGCGTTGGAGGGCGGTTTCCACGGCAAGCTCATCGGCAGCGTCCAGCTCACCTACAACGAGGCGTTCCGTGCTCCGTTCAAGGCGCTTGCCGCGCAGACCCGGTTCATCCCGCGTGACCGCCCCGAGTTGATCGCGAAGGTCGTCGAGGAGGAACGCGCCACGCTGTGGGACGTGGTGGTCCGCGACGGTGTCGTGGAGGTGGCGGAGCGTGATTTCCCGGTGTTCACGGCGTTCGTCGTCGAGCCGATCATGGGTGAGCGCGGTATCGTCCCGCTGTCGGCCCGGCTGGCCCGTGCGCTGCGCGAGGCGTGCGACACGATCGGGGTGCCGCTGGTCGCCGACGAGATCCAGTGCGGGATGGGGCGTTCGGGCACGTTTCTGGCGGGTACGCAGATCGGTCTGAGGCCCGACTACATCGTCCTTGCCAAGGCTCTGGGCGGCGGCATCGCGAAGCTCGGCGTGGTGCTGATCAACGAGCATCGGTACCAGAAGGAATTCGAGATGATGCACACCTCCACCTTCGGCCGGGACGGCTTTTCCAGCCTGGTGGCCGTGAAGGTCGTGCAGATGCTGGAGGCCGAGGACGGCAAGGCCTACCAGCTGGCCGCCGAGCGTGGTGCGAAGGCCCGGGCGATGATGGAAGCGATCAAGGCCGACTACCCGGACGTCGTCAAAGACGTCCGCGGCAAGGGCTTGATGCTCGGGTTCGAGATCCACAAGCAGTCGGGGTCGGCATCGCCGGAGATCCGTGAGGCGACCGAGCACGAGGCGCTGTCGTACATCATCGGCGGGCACCTGCTGCGCAAGCACCGAGTGCGCATCTTCTCCACGGCGAGCAGCGACGAGACTCTGCGCTTCGAGCCGTCGATCTACCTCTCGGACGAGGAGATCGCCCAGGTGGACGTGGCGTTCCGCGACGTCTGCCAGATCCTGCAAGACCAGGACGCGAGCCGTTTCGCCTGA
- the ltrA gene encoding group II intron reverse transcriptase/maturase, with translation MQIVDGSAPALPAASVPVNGPEGEDLDWASIDWRRVEEDVRRLRQRIFTASQAGDLKKVRNLQKLMLRSRSNTLLSVRRVTEINAGRATAGVDGKVVLMSQSKAALAHWVQHRARPWIPKPVKRVFIPKPGTMKKRGLGIPVIVDRCLQAVALGALEPEWEARFEPKSYGFRPGRGCHDAIGAIYSTLNGKNPQRAWVLDADLTAAFDRIDHARLMAALGTFPARGLVRQWLKAGIVDRGRFAPTEEGTPQGGVISPLLFNVALHGMEEAAGVRYYTTGRDAGSAQSGSPVLVRYADDFVAMCTSREQAEQVKERLAAWLTPRGLAFHEDKTRIVHAESGFDFLGFNVRRYHGKLLIKPSKAAQRRIRERLSTEMLALRGANAGAILKKINPIVRGWSAYYRTVVSSEIFTALDNHMWKLAYKWAKHSHPNKPKHWISDKYFGRFNRTRKDRWVFGDRDSGAYLLKFSWTKIVRHQLVKGKASPDDPTLESYWAQRRRKGTPLPVDAMTVRLLQAQHGRCPICGRLLLHADHSPQSPREWEAWRVVIRKAISKQYIAFPDESTPDGQRIRLLHTHCQRRNGAAAMTSPAPSPASQPLGLA, from the coding sequence ATGCAGATAGTGGACGGATCGGCCCCGGCCCTTCCGGCTGCCTCTGTGCCGGTGAACGGACCCGAGGGCGAAGACTTGGACTGGGCGTCGATTGACTGGCGGCGGGTCGAGGAAGACGTACGGCGTCTGCGGCAGAGGATCTTCACGGCATCGCAGGCAGGGGACTTGAAGAAAGTCCGCAATTTGCAGAAGCTGATGCTCCGGTCTCGCTCGAACACACTCCTGAGTGTGCGACGGGTAACGGAGATCAACGCTGGACGCGCGACGGCGGGAGTCGACGGAAAGGTCGTGTTGATGTCCCAGTCCAAGGCCGCATTGGCCCACTGGGTCCAGCACCGCGCCCGACCGTGGATTCCCAAACCCGTCAAAAGGGTGTTCATCCCCAAACCGGGAACCATGAAGAAGCGCGGACTCGGGATTCCCGTGATTGTCGACCGGTGCCTGCAAGCTGTGGCACTGGGAGCATTGGAGCCCGAGTGGGAAGCGCGGTTCGAGCCGAAGTCGTATGGCTTTCGGCCCGGCCGCGGCTGTCACGACGCGATCGGGGCCATCTACTCCACGCTCAACGGGAAGAACCCGCAGCGGGCGTGGGTACTCGACGCGGACCTGACGGCGGCGTTCGATCGCATCGACCACGCCCGGCTCATGGCCGCACTCGGCACCTTCCCCGCCCGGGGATTGGTCCGGCAGTGGCTGAAGGCCGGGATCGTGGATCGCGGTCGGTTCGCCCCGACCGAGGAGGGAACTCCGCAGGGTGGGGTGATCAGCCCATTGCTCTTCAACGTGGCCCTGCATGGAATGGAGGAAGCCGCAGGGGTCCGCTACTACACCACCGGCAGAGATGCCGGGAGTGCACAAAGCGGCAGCCCTGTGCTGGTGCGGTACGCAGATGATTTTGTCGCGATGTGCACAAGCCGTGAACAGGCTGAACAGGTCAAAGAGCGGCTGGCTGCCTGGCTGACGCCCAGGGGACTCGCCTTCCACGAGGACAAGACACGAATCGTCCATGCGGAGAGCGGGTTCGACTTCCTGGGATTCAACGTCCGCCGCTATCACGGCAAACTGCTAATCAAACCGAGCAAAGCGGCTCAGCGACGGATCCGGGAACGGCTCAGCACCGAAATGTTGGCCCTGCGAGGGGCAAACGCCGGTGCAATACTCAAGAAGATCAACCCGATCGTGCGGGGTTGGTCGGCCTACTACCGGACGGTGGTGTCCAGCGAGATCTTCACGGCGCTGGACAATCACATGTGGAAGCTCGCTTACAAGTGGGCCAAACACAGCCACCCGAACAAGCCGAAGCACTGGATATCCGACAAGTACTTCGGCCGGTTCAACAGGACCAGGAAGGACCGATGGGTGTTCGGCGACCGCGACAGCGGCGCTTACCTCCTCAAGTTCTCCTGGACGAAGATAGTCCGGCACCAGCTGGTCAAGGGAAAGGCGTCCCCGGACGATCCCACCCTGGAATCCTATTGGGCTCAGCGGCGCCGCAAGGGCACCCCTCTACCAGTCGACGCCATGACCGTACGCCTACTACAGGCACAGCACGGCCGTTGCCCGATCTGCGGAAGGCTCCTGCTGCACGCCGACCACTCGCCACAAAGCCCACGAGAATGGGAAGCGTGGCGGGTCGTCATCCGGAAGGCGATCTCCAAGCAATACATCGCGTTTCCAGACGAGAGCACGCCGGACGGTCAACGAATCCGTCTCCTCCACACTCATTGTCAACGGCGGAATGGAGCCGCCGCAATGACAAGTCCAGCACCTTCTCCTGCCAGCCAGCCTTTGGGGCTTGCTTGA
- a CDS encoding DUF3995 domain-containing protein has product MVRTVVPVGLAVVLAVVGVLHFVWAFSPWPLKDEVAFTRAIGGGDDGVMPSALSAIVVGLALVGGAVLTLMVNESIPGVGPGWLRLVGMYGLTVALLGRGLGGYLLNSGAVVEFRRLNSVLYSPLCVVLGVLGGIVAVAASKRY; this is encoded by the coding sequence ATGGTCCGCACTGTGGTGCCTGTGGGGTTGGCGGTTGTTCTTGCGGTTGTTGGTGTGTTGCATTTTGTGTGGGCTTTTTCTCCGTGGCCGTTGAAGGATGAGGTGGCGTTTACCAGGGCGATTGGTGGTGGTGATGATGGGGTGATGCCGTCGGCGTTGAGTGCGATTGTGGTGGGTTTGGCGTTGGTTGGTGGTGCGGTGTTGACTTTGATGGTGAATGAGTCGATTCCGGGGGTTGGTCCGGGGTGGTTGCGGTTGGTGGGTATGTATGGTCTGACGGTGGCTTTGCTTGGTCGTGGGTTGGGTGGTTATTTGTTGAATTCGGGTGCTGTTGTTGAGTTTCGGCGGTTGAACAGTGTGTTGTATTCGCCGTTGTGTGTGGTGCTTGGTGTGCTGGGCGGGATCGTTGCGGTGGCTGCGAGCAAGCGTTATTGA
- a CDS encoding acyl-CoA carboxylase subunit epsilon encodes MSKPPLEGPLASPLLKVVTGTPTTEELAALTAVLTTLVGADADPEPETEPASTPAPWDRSVGCSPVSWQARR; translated from the coding sequence ATGTCGAAGCCGCCGCTCGAAGGGCCCCTCGCAAGCCCCCTGTTGAAGGTCGTCACAGGCACCCCCACCACCGAGGAGCTGGCCGCGCTCACGGCTGTTTTGACCACCCTCGTGGGGGCGGACGCCGACCCGGAGCCGGAGACCGAGCCGGCCTCCACCCCCGCGCCGTGGGACCGCTCTGTCGGCTGTTCGCCGGTGTCCTGGCAGGCCCGCCGCTGA